The following coding sequences lie in one Hippopotamus amphibius kiboko isolate mHipAmp2 chromosome 17, mHipAmp2.hap2, whole genome shotgun sequence genomic window:
- the LOC130840844 gene encoding transmembrane protein 258-like produces MELEAMSRYTSPVNPAVFPHLTVVLLAIGMFFTAWFFIYEVTSTKYTRDIYKELLISLVASLLMGFGVLFLLLWVGIYV; encoded by the coding sequence ATGGAGCTTGAGGCCATGAGCAGATACACCAGCCCAGTGAACCCTGCTGTCTTTCCACATCTGACTGTGGTGCTGTTGGCCATTGGCATGTTCTTCACCGCCTGGTTCTTCATTTATGAGGTCACCTCCACCAAGTACACTCGGGATATCTACAAAGAGCTCCTCATCTCTTTGGTGGCCTCACTCctcatgggctttggagtccTCTTCCTGCTGCTCTGGGTCGGCATCTACGTATGA